Genomic window (Carassius carassius chromosome 36, fCarCar2.1, whole genome shotgun sequence):
CAGAAATGTGTTAATGAACGTGTTTATGTTTCAGTGAAGTGAAGTTGACCACAGGAAAGGTATTTTGTTAACCTGTTGCGGAGACGGAAGCGAGACATTCCTCTTTTCCCGTCCTGTCCCGTGGTGACGTGTGTCAGTTGATAAATTCCAGCCATGTTTGAATCCTGTCCCAGAGGCagacacaacaacaacaggaAGTAAGACCCTTTTCACAGGTGTCAGGAAACACAGGAAATAAACAAGTGGGATGCTGGGAAACAGCCTCATATGAGACCTCGGCGAGGTGAGGGATCTAACGGTTATTAATAGTCCACGGTGGCTATTTTCAGAGCTTGTGTTGAAGGACGGGGTGTTTTCATTCAGAAACCTCTGGAAAGAAGGTTAGATCTGGATAAACAtgtaatatacattttcaaagttttttgtgtttatttttaagattgtatAATAATTTAACCAAACGTTTGGTTTTGTATTAGTTCAAATATGTCTAATTGTATTAAGCATAAGGCCTGCTTATTCAAATTTGGGGCTAGTGGTCACACGGGGAAGCGAAGAACTTTTAAAATAGaaagatatttttaaatgcatttttttaaaaatatgaaacaatatTATTAATCTCAAGAATTATGCGTAATTATGCTCCATTATACtcaaatactaaaattaaaaatatataaagatactgtctttcaaataaatattctCTCATTTTGCCTCGTTGTTTCTCCTATATCTTGAGGTTAAAAACAGATCTCAGTTAACTTGAATATTAAAAAgagaacattttttatataattttgcatgtttttccacacttttaaaatgtttaaaacagaaCTTGTAATTAAAAACTCAAAAACTTGACTTAAAAAGGCAAAACAACAAGAGACTGGATTTTGTCCTCATAATTACatagttttaatttaaatctCATACATAAAGCAGTAAGAATTCATATTATCTCTTTCAAGAGGGTTTGAAAGCAAAGATACAGATAATAATTTACACACAGATTAGAAggatatacagtacataatttataataatctCCTTGGCCTTAATATACCACACACATGAAAAACATCACTGTTTAGCATTACAGATGTCCTATCACTGAACTTCGACGCTAATGCTGATCAGAATTGGAATTGAGTCTGGTATATAATCTAAGAATATGCATCTCATTAAATACGATTTGATTGTAATGCATTCATAATgtaaaagtgtttgtgtgtgttcattcagTGTTGACATCTCAGTTTCAGCATAATGAGCCCCTGCGGGAACACTATTATTTGGATTTCAAACTCTACTGgatatttgcatgtttatttgtgtgcatgtgATTCATGTAGACATGCTTTGGAATAAAGACATAACTGGCATACACATCTGTAAAAAGGTCTTTGACccttttaaacatattaaaatatatccaTTTGGTCCTTTAATTTATAATGCTACATGTACACTGACTAAACTGAAGAAAGAGAGTTGCTGTCAGCGAGGGGTGAGAAAATTGCGAGCAGAAGAACGATTGCTGCTGGTTTCAGTGTTTCCGTCGCCTGAGCCCACACCATTACCTGTCatacaataagaataaaaaaataaataaaattaatatcctAAATAATGTCACTTTATATCAAAGGaagagttttaaatatttttatttttattttttttaattcaaaaataaattattttatgtgcTTTAATAAACTGTAAACTCACCTTCACTTGAATGAGATTTCAGCATGGCCATTTTAGCCAAGAATTTAAAGGAGAGACAAGCGCCTGTTTCCCTGTCACACAATCCACCTGCTTTACAGTTGCATGTTTTCCGACATTCCATGCCATATGTTCCGTACATGCAGTCTGATAAGAGAAAACACAAACATGTTAGAGCTGATTTAACCATTACAGGATCTGTACCACTTGTCATTAACAAAGactctttttgaatatatttacttCTATTGCTGATCCAGTGTTTGTGTAAAAGGATCAGAAGGCTCACTTATGGCTACTTGGGGTAAGACTCAATGTGGAAGGAGTGTGTTTTACCAATACAAAGCAATGAGTGTTCTTTCATCAACTCACATTGTTCTTACATAATACTTTAAGTAATAATTTAGGGGCCCTCATttctatatataatgtttttttttcttttcacatctcttttgactgtcacttttgttgattgtcactttgttttacttttttttttttaaatctaatttgaAATCTATAggatatttaatttgtataagggcatcataaatataaaatcttcatttatttatttatttattttgcatacacATTCTCTTGTACACAACTCGCTTTGAATTCTATATTTATggtttttataatttatgaagGCTGCATTGTGTGATTTTCAAGATACATAACGTTACAGGTCTAAAATTTTGGTGGAAAGCAAtacttttaatttcttattttatgtattaaatattatacattttttaaaagatattatttTTATGTCAAGATTAAATTAGAAATCCATTAAtacgtttttttacatttttaaatcctcacatatataatatatgccCATAATTaggatataattaattaataaatagtgCGAATATAAAGATAAAGAAATAAAGCAATTCGTCTTTTTGGTAACGAAAGTAAAGAAAGTAAGTAATAGgcctacacaaaaaaaaatctatgtaaatatttttaattgatttaagtattttaaatgatattttgctCTGAAAGTTGCAGTTTATAATTAAGAAATAACTGGTTGCAAAATCAATGAATCCGTTGAATGACAATCCCCCCACAATCCCATCTGCCCGAGCAGGTGCACCCATCAGCCCGTACCTTTGCAGATGCCATATTCATCTCCATAATCATCTTCATCCTTGTAGAAGTCGCAGAAGAGTCCCGGTCCGCACTTGACGCCGTGCATCCCGGACACGGTGCGGTAGCAGTGCTCTCCCCGTCCCGCGGCGCAGAGCTGGCAGCATCCGCAGTCATCCAGCACCGTGCGCCTGCAGCGCTGCGTCGAGCCGCACCGCGCGGGGTTGCATTTATCCGGGCAGCTGACGGCGTATTTACCAGAGGGACCCCACGCGTCAGCGTCTCCGAGCACCATCAGCAACAACACCGGGATCGCGTACAAACGCATGTCTTGAAGTGCTAGCGAACACCACGCTGGATGCTGTCCTCGGGTCTAGTGCGCTGAGGAGGAGCTGTCCTCTACAGTGAGTCAAATGGCTCGGGCTGCATGACTGTCAGCTTTAAACAAGTTTGTTTTGCACATAGTATGCCCTCGTCAGTTTCCTCAATCCGGTGTTGTTGTCTATTTGCCAGCCTCCCCCTTCCCTGTTTTAGAAATCCGGCGTGGAAGTGGAATTAGAGCCGTGCTGCCATCCAGGAATTGATGTCATCACTGAAGTCTggagttgtttgtttgtttgaaggtTTTTCAAGATGACCCTCGTGACCCCCAGGGCTCCTTGTTCCTGACGTGAACGTGCATGACGAGATGTTTTTGGTAGCAAAAAAAGATTCTTCTTCTGTGActtgatttacagtaaacagtTTGGTGAAACAGTTTGCACACAGAAATGtcacaaatttcacaaataattacaaagaaaaggcAGGTAACACTTCTTCAATAATCTGTTTCATTTATGAGGACaaggcatatgtgtgtgtgtgtgtgtgtgtgatttgtgtgtgtgtgtgtgtcaaaagtttttgaacagtatacttttaatgattttaaaatgtctcttCAGCTCACcaggcctgcatttatttgatccaaagtataGCAAAACTAACTtatattaaccccccccccccaaaaaaaaaaataaaataaaaaaaaaataaaaaaaaaaaaataaaaaaataatttgactccccaagctaataaaataataataataataataaaatgtttcttgaacagcacatttgcatattagaatgatttctgaaggatagtgactctgaaaactggagtaatgatgcaaaaaaaatcactttgaacacaggaataaattacattttaaaatatattcaaatagaaagcagttattttaaatagtaaaacatttttttcacaatattactgcttttgctgcaTTTCGGATCAAATAATAGCTTAAGAAGAACATTctctaaaaaaacataaaaaatcttactgatcaaaAATTTTGACTGATTTaatcaaatgtcaaatatactctctctctctcacacacacacgcgtatatatatatatatatatatatatatatatatagcctactgtatatatatactgtatatatatatatatatatatatatatatatatatatatatatacatatatatatatatatatatatatgcacaacaAACAGCAAAGCTATCAAAAGCTAtcattatacaatttatttatttctaatttgatatattgtaataacagGATGAGTGTCTTACATTAATGGATTCATACAATGTAAATACAATATGTCCAAGcttccattttaattattttaatgttacctgaacattaaaaaaaaaagaaaacattgaaatatttcTTCAAAGTCATAACGTGGCCCATTTTAGCTGATGGGGTTGAAAAACTGAACTTTATAAAATAATCTGGCTCTCtgcaatattttttcttaatttgacATCAAGATACCATTTATGATGatttcagaaatgtaaatgttattaaaacattGACCTGGTTGAAAATGTCGTCATGAAATAGTCtaattttatgacattttattaagtatacaaaTAAACATTCAACTAAATATTAATGACACAtctgtataatatatatcttGAAAGTCAAACTCTTTAAATACCCTTTCCGGAAAAAGAGTCTCCATAAAATAAGCTATATTGGAAAAGAACACAAGCGTCATACGTCCGGGGGCTGCAATGCAGATTATCCAGCACTAGATGGCGCTGTTGCCATTAAACAACGGCAGGAGAGTGAATTGTCACATTTCATGTCACTATTATATACTTTAAAAAGGCctcagtatatttatttatttattgtttgtattttgtgtgtgtgtgtgtgtgtgtgtgtgtgtgtgtgtgtgtgtgtgtgtgtggataattCGGGTCGCATTAGacaaaacaaaaatctgaaagacatgcaaaagcctttaaaaacgacatgaatatttaaaataagaattataatgaataataattatataaatatttacatattaaatacagTAATGGTAAATAACGTGTCATAAACAAAAGCTAGACATAACGGGCGCTTATGATATAAACGTCATGACGTCATGACACTACGCCGTATGCGTAAAGTCCACCGCTGCACGCGCATTCCCGAAAACGAATCTTAGATAGATAGAAACGCTATCTTTCATGGCACCAGCTCGCAGAGCGGCAACCTACCCTACTATAAACACCCTCAGCGCGAGATTAAGCGTACTCGCATTGCGTAACTCCTCTTTACCAGGTGCCGTTTAGTTATATTTCATTCAAAATTGTGTGCTTGTGAAGGTAAATACAGGATATGGTTCACAATAAAGCGCAGGATTGACGTCCTTTCTGGTAACGTTAGGCAGCAGGTTTAAAGAGCCTTGCAGGGGGCAGTTGATCTGCTGGGCGTGAATGACAGAAGGAAGACGGGAGATCGGATCGTTTGGTAAGCATTATATAAACTGTCTTTGACATCTGATGAATTGTCGTATCTGTCGCAACTGATGTGGTTTAATAGTTCGTTAAACAGTTGAGCTCGTCATCATATGTCAGCTATTTTTGTATCTATCACTGTTGCTGAGTCCCAGCTGATGCAACAATGTAAGTCGTTCTTAAGTGACAGTTCATGCATGTTGCTCTGGTAGCTCATCTTATTGTGGTTACATTTTGCATAATGCTGTATTTATCATAGAGCGGGGTTTAGATGCATGGTGGGTTGTTTGACAGATCATATCTGATGTTTTCTGGTCCATCACGCTGAACAAATAGCAGTTTTTTGGGGGTGATGTGTTGTATTGGTTATAGATGGTGTGTTCAAACCCTTCAACCCTGTTGAAAAGACCAGGACGTGTAGTTTTATTTGCTGGGATGGATGTCTGTACTGTTTTTACCCCTAACAAAGCCTCCGTTGGTCAACCAACTTCATTGGAAGGACCATGCTGGTTAAAAAATGCTTTCTGCTGTAGTTAAGCAGATAGACAAGCAACAAACTATGGAAATTCATGCTGGTCTAGGATGGTCTTTTCCGCAGAGAACAGGTGACCCATGAACCATCACCATTGTTTCTTCGAGCAAGGCattttaaagggacagctcaCCCCAAATTATAATGCTGTTATTATTCACTCAAACTAATATCGCTGCAAACCTGCAACAATACACATTTACAaacttaaatatatcaaaatattctgCCTCAAGTATGATGCCAGTGAAGTCAAACATCATTGGTTCTTGCATGTCTTGTAGAATTTGTGGAAATTAAACATGCTATAATTTTTTGAATGTTTGTAAGCTATGGGTGACCATACTT
Coding sequences:
- the LOC132116657 gene encoding endothelial cell-specific molecule 1-like; translation: MRLYAIPVLLLMVLGDADAWGPSGKYAVSCPDKCNPARCGSTQRCRRTVLDDCGCCQLCAAGRGEHCYRTVSGMHGVKCGPGLFCDFYKDEDDYGDEYGICKDCMYGTYGMECRKTCNCKAGGLCDRETGACLSFKFLAKMAMLKSHSSEGNGVGSGDGNTETSSNRSSARNFLTPR